One stretch of Trichomycterus rosablanca isolate fTriRos1 chromosome 3, fTriRos1.hap1, whole genome shotgun sequence DNA includes these proteins:
- the she gene encoding SH2 domain-containing adapter protein E: MAKWFNNFPTLKTGSDRTRSASESGAQTRPRSSLSSGSGPKSSLRKNSESSGGAGGAGGAGGVGSLLSGRNRKNSAVELGRNHPSPGSGSGSGSVKDGKIWEILIPGKSKKNSKMEGFEDHRTLRTSTIADAYMSRMIKVDKQEKWSKYSSAGAENTGSDPDRPKTPAKTETLIILEDYADPFDAEKTKEQREAEREGENDGYMEPYDAQLIITEIRRRGSKDLLKVCVVLNGGDGEGSGSPQIYDVPYEEVLEGIPLTRPESDPRPPAEYELPWEWKKEQIVRALSAQFEGVDRLCKDDGTPPSVKQQTLRSVKSWTPKSLRLSPPSSPKTSPDSESPKVDPTVPLELQSWYHGSVSRQEAEAQLQNCKEASFLVRDSESATSKYSIALKTSQGCVHIIVAQTKECGYTLDQSSCVFPSIPEVVHHYCTQRLPFTGAEHMTLQHPVPRTH, from the exons ATGGCGAAGTGGTTTAATAATTTCCCAACTCTAAAAACGGGTTCAGACCGAACCCGATCAGCTTCAGAATCAGGAGCGCAGACTCGGCCCAGATCTAGTTTAAGCAGCGGATCCGGACCCAAATCCAGCCTGCGCAAGAATTCAGAGAGCAGCGGAGGTGCTGGAGGtgctggtggtgctggagggGTCGGATCTCTGCTCTCCGGCAGGAACCGCAAAAACTCAGCAGTCGAACTTGGCCGAAACCACCCGAGTCCGGGTTCGGGTTCAGGCTCGGGCTCGGTCAAGGATGGGAAGATATGGGAGATCCTGATTCCAGGTAAGAGCAAGAAGAACAGCAAGATGGAGGGGTTTGAAGATCACCGTACGTTGAGAACAAGTACCATAGCAGATGCGTACATGAGCAGGATGATCAAAGTGGATAAACAGGAGAAATGGTCCAAATACAGCAGCGCTGGAGCTGAAAACACAGGGAGTGACCCGGACCGACCCAAAACACCCGCAAAAACTGAGACG CTGATTATTCTGGAGGACTATGCAGACCCGTTTGATGCCGAAAAGACAAAGGAGCAGAGAGAAGCTGAACGAGAAGGAGAGAATGATGGATACATGGAGCCTTATGATGCCCAACTGATTATTACAG AGATTCGTCGTCGAGGGTCTAAAGACCTGCtaaaagtgtgtgtggtgttgaaCGGAGGAGATGGAGAAGGTTCCGGTTCCCCACAGATCTATGATGTGCCATATGAGGAGGTTCTGGAGGGTATCCCACTGACCCGGCCTGAATCTGATCCCAGACCCCCTGCAGAGTATGAACTCCCCTGGGAGTGGAAGAAGGAGCAGATTGTCCGAGCACTGTCAG CTCAGTTTGAGGGAGTAGATCGATTGTGTAAAGACGATGGGACTCCACCCAGTGTGAAGCAGCAAACCCTGCGCTCTGTGAAGAGCTGGACGCCCAAATCCCTGCGCCTATCCCCCCCATCCTCCCCAAAGACAAGCCCTGATTCGGAGAGCCCTAAAGTGGACCCCACCGTGCCCCTTGAGCTACAGAG cTGGTATCATGGCAGCGTTAGTCGTCAGGAGGCTGAGGCTCAGCTGCAGAACTGTAAAGAGGCAAGCTTCCTGGTCCGAGACAGCGAATCAGCTACCAGCAAATACTCCATTGCCCTCAA GACAAGTCAGGGTTGTGTGCACATTATCGTAGCACAGACCAAAGAATGCGGTTACACCCTGGACCAGAGCAGCTGTGTATTTCCTAGTATCCCTGAGGTTGTGCACCACTACTGTACCCAACGCTTGCCCTTCACTGGAGCTGAGCACATGACCCTGCAACACCCTGTACCCCGCACACACTGA